A stretch of the Ctenopharyngodon idella isolate HZGC_01 chromosome 14, HZGC01, whole genome shotgun sequence genome encodes the following:
- the lrrtm2 gene encoding leucine-rich repeat transmembrane neuronal protein 2, with translation MGFHSRWPLVGQAPAALCVISMLLCLPPVSCTTCPQKCRCEDLQFYCDTQGLLAPPDGVDKGALGLSLRHNSISELSSDQFFGFTQLTWLHLDHNQITTVHEDAFQGLYKLKDLNLSSNRITKLPNTTFIHLINLQILDLSFNQMTALEPELFHGLRKLQILHLRSNSLRTTPVRAFWDCRSLEYLGLSNNRLRSLARNGFAGLIKLRELHLEHNHLTKINLAHFPRLVALQFLYLQWNKINNLTCTMEWKWTTLEKLDLTGNEIRVLTPDVFETLPSLKILLLDNNKLTSLDTQTMDMWKSLTAIGLSSNLWECTKRICNLATWLSTFKGRWEHSILCHSPEYAQGEEILDAVYGFQLCQNFSAPVILTSTSTDAMLPEITSSLFGNMQTPTQDFYAEDFGSFTIVTTTTTTTQPPRTALATTMTVEGADVTEDYSAMDNTLLTQRVIIGTMALLFSFFLIIFVVYISRKCCPPTLRRIRHCSAIQNRRQMRTQQRQPMADLATQVPYNEYEPSHEEGALVIINGYGQCKCQQLPYKECEV, from the exons ATGG GTTTCCATTCAAGGTGGCCATTGGTGGGACAAGCACCAGCGGCACTTTGTGTGATCAGCATGCTACTGTGCCTCCCTCCTGTGTCATGCACAACCTGCCCCCAGAAATGCCGATGTGAAGACCTGCAGTTTTACTGCGACACGCAGGGGCTCCTGGCGCCCCCAGACGGTGTGGATAAAGGGGCCCTTGGACTTTCGCTCAGACACAACAGCATCAGTGAGCTCAGCTCAGACCAGTTCTTTGGCTTCACCCAGCTCACTTGGCTTCATCTGGACCACAACCAAATAACCACCGTGCATGAGGATGCCTTCCAGGGGCTGTACAAGCTCAAGGACCTTAACCTGAGCTCAAACCGCATCACCAAGCTGCCAAACACAACCTTCATCCACCTCATCAACCTGCAGATCTTGGATCTCTCCTTCAACCAGATGACTGCTCTGGAGCCCGAGCTCTTTCACGGGCTCCGGAAACTCCAGATCCTTCACCTGCGGTCAAACTCCCTGCGCACGACACCCGTGCGGGCCTTCTGGGACTGCCGGAGCCTGGAATACCTTGGCCTGAGCAACAACCGGCTCCGTAGCCTGGCCCGGAACGGCTTTGCCGGGTTAATTAAGCTCCGGGAACTCCATTTGGAACACAATCACTTGACCAAGATTAACTTGGCACACTTCCCTCGTCTGGTTGCCCTCCAGTTCCTTTATCTACAGTGGAACAAGATCAACAATTTAACATGCACCATGGAATGGAAATGGACAACTCTGGAGAAACTGGATCTCACTGGGAACGAGATACGTGTACTCACCCCCGATGTGTTCGAGACTTTGCCCAGCCTCAAGATCTTGCTGCTGGATAACAACAAACTGACAAGCCTCGACACTCAAACCATGGATATGTGGAAGTCCCTAACTGCAATCGGGTTGTCGAGCAACCTTTGGGAATGTACCAAACGAATCTGCAATTTGGCCACTTGGCTGAGCACCTTTAAGGGTCGATGGGAGCATTCTATCCTCTGCCACAGTCCTGAGTACGCACAGGGCGAGGAAATACTGGATGCTGTTTACGGATTCCAACTTTGCCAAAATTTCTCAGCCCCGGTCATACTGACCAGTACAAGCACGGATGCCATGCTCCCTGAGATCACAAGCTCCCTGTTTGGAAATATGCAGACCCCTACGCAAGACTTCTATGCAGAGGATTTTGGGAGCTTTACGATTGTCACTACTACTACAACCACCACCCAACCCCCACGCACTGCCCTTGCTACTACCATGACGGTGGAGGGTGCAGATGTTACCGAGGACTACTCTGCTATGGACAACACATTGCTGACCCAGAGGGTCATCATTGGCACCATGGCTCTGTTGTTTTCATTCTTTCTCATTATTTTTGTAGTGTACATATCGCGAAAATGCTGCCCTCCCACTCTGAGGCGGATCCGCCATTGCTCGGCCATTCAGAACCGGCGACAGATGAGGACCCAGCAGAGGCAGCCAATGGCGGACCTGGCTACACAGGTGCCCTATAACGAGTATGAGCCTAGTCACGAGGAGGGTGCACTTGTGATCATCAATGGCTATGGGCAGTGCAAATGTCAGCAACTGCCTTACAAAGAGTGTGAAGTATAA